In Chitinophaga nivalis, a single genomic region encodes these proteins:
- a CDS encoding DUF4240 domain-containing protein — translation MEKRIFWEIIEKSLLVQEDQANELQRLLSQFSLSDIVDFEIIMRELIIELDDYKVMGIPKIIDGYVSDDSYIYFRCWIISKGREIFDIALQHPDDIAKIVDQSTLPDFEDLLYIADNAYQFKSGVGDDDDNLPRNIAYSKGLDYDLDAPPTKGTKCEERDLPGVYPKLWAIFN, via the coding sequence ATGGAAAAAAGAATATTTTGGGAGATTATTGAAAAATCTCTGCTGGTACAAGAAGATCAGGCCAACGAACTTCAACGTCTACTTTCTCAGTTTTCATTAAGTGACATCGTAGATTTTGAAATTATTATGAGAGAATTAATCATAGAACTAGATGACTATAAGGTGATGGGGATACCAAAAATAATTGATGGTTATGTGAGCGATGATTCCTACATATATTTCCGGTGTTGGATAATTAGTAAGGGTAGGGAAATATTTGACATCGCTCTGCAGCATCCTGATGACATAGCGAAAATTGTTGACCAATCAACTTTACCTGATTTTGAAGACCTTTTGTATATAGCTGACAATGCCTATCAATTTAAAAGCGGCGTTGGTGATGACGATGACAATTTGCCAAGAAATATAGCCTATAGCAAAGGTTTGGATTACGATTTAGACGCGCCTCCCACTAAAGGTACTAAATGCGAAGAGCGTGATCTGCCTGGTGTCTATCCAAAACTGTGGGCAATTTTTAACTAG